TGGTTACTAAGGGATGGCAGCCCAATGCTTCTCGTGCAATATCCTTTTTAAGCAAACAATGCAGGCACAAACCAACCATTAGCAAGAACACATTCACATTAATCTTTGCTCGGATCCAGTTTAAATCACTGGACAAGGAAAAAGAATGTACGAGATGAGAACCGATCTCATGTCATCGTGCATCATCGTGCAGTAAATTATTCTTACAGGACAGGCATCAAAACAAGTTTAAAGCCAACTCCATCATTTGAGCAACAAGTACCCAAAGAGTCCCAAAACGACGCCACCATCACAGCATCCAAAAATTTATGATCAAGGCTTGAGCACCAAGGACAGACCAACCTTCGAGCTCTTCTCAATGGCCTTGGTATCAACTTCTCCAGAAATGGTGAAAAATGATTTGGGCCTCCACTCATGCTGGATGAGGGCACTGGCTTTCCCATAATTGTTGAAGCGTGCCTTCACCATTGTGAGGGGATCCAATGCCTGCTGCATCCCGAAAGTGAGGGTGTTCTCATTGCTCGAGAAGCTGTGGGTGATCTCTGCCCCAACAGCTGCGCTCGACAGCGGGCTCGCCAAGTGGTAGTAGGAAGCACTCAGGCTATCTCCCTTGTTGTTCCTGCATGTCTTTTTTAATCAGTATATGATGATAAATAACTTGACACATTTAGAGCTTGTACTTCCACTCTACACAGCATAAGCATGCTCTGAAGGTCATCTCACTAGCATCCAAGAAATTTCTCTACATAAATGGCATTTCTTTCTTAAGATGTAGCTTACAAAGTCAGGGCAGCAATAAGATCTGCATTGGTCACACTCAATCCAGCATTGTATTTGGTAAAGTTCCCACTTGCAGTGTCAAATGATACATCAGCACCAACAGCAAAACCTTTAGTGCCGAAAACACCAGAAAGGTTGACAATGGGATTGGCAGTCAATCCAATACTTGTGTTGACACCTGCATAATCATGCAAGTATTGAAGCTCAACCTGCAATCACagcaagaagaacaaaaaaccATCACACCAAAAAAATCTTTCGACTGAACCAGTATTATCCTAAG
This portion of the Phoenix dactylifera cultivar Barhee BC4 chromosome 11, palm_55x_up_171113_PBpolish2nd_filt_p, whole genome shotgun sequence genome encodes:
- the LOC103720481 gene encoding mitochondrial outer membrane protein porin 1-like, which codes for MGPGLYSEIGKKARDLLYRDYLTDQKFTVTTYTSSGVAITASGTKKNEFIFGEIQSQLKKKNITVDVKANSESNLLTTVTVVELATPGLKTIFSFVVPEQRSGKVELQYLHDYAGVNTSIGLTANPIVNLSGVFGTKGFAVGADVSFDTASGNFTKYNAGLSVTNADLIAALTLNNKGDSLSASYYHLASPLSSAAVGAEITHSFSSNENTLTFGMQQALDPLTMVKARFNNYGKASALIQHEWRPKSFFTISGEVDTKAIEKSSKVGLSLVLKP